A window from Alphaproteobacteria bacterium LSUCC0719 encodes these proteins:
- a CDS encoding GMC family oxidoreductase, giving the protein MEFDFIIVGAGSAGCVLANRLSQDGRYQVALFEAGGRDTNPWIHIPVGYFKTMGNPATDWCYRTEPDPGLNGRAINWPRGRVLGGSSSINGLLFVRGQPQDFDHWRQLGNIGWAWDDVLPLFRRMENWEGNGPEPDPASDVRGKGGPLNVVANRLKRPVIDAWVEAATSLGYPYTSDYNTEDQEGVGYFQMTMRNGRRCSSAAAFLKPARNRGNLHIFTGAQTERLILEGRRAVGIQVRRGTDLVDVRARHEVILSAGSLGSPHLLMLSGIGAGSELRQHGITLVRDLPGVGKNLQDHLQARPVYQTTASTINSETRHPLQYLGIALEYAMRRTGPMAMAASLGTAFLKTRPELETPDIQFHIQPFSADRPGEGTHKFSAFTASVLQLRPESTGHLALKSASPDDHVAIHPNYLATRTDRDTLVAGIKIARAVCRAEPVASMITGEYSPGPTVAVDDDEAILEWARNTATTIYHPTGTCKMGQDPMAVVDARLRVHGIDGLRVADASIMPVITSGNTNAPSIMIGEKASGMVLEDAM; this is encoded by the coding sequence ATGGAATTTGATTTTATCATTGTTGGTGCCGGTTCGGCTGGCTGTGTGCTGGCGAATCGCCTGTCGCAGGATGGACGGTATCAGGTGGCGCTGTTCGAGGCTGGCGGGCGTGATACAAACCCGTGGATTCATATTCCTGTCGGCTATTTCAAGACGATGGGCAACCCGGCAACCGACTGGTGTTATCGAACGGAACCTGATCCGGGTCTGAATGGCCGCGCCATCAACTGGCCGCGTGGACGTGTTCTTGGCGGCAGCAGTTCCATCAATGGCCTTCTTTTCGTGCGCGGACAGCCGCAGGATTTCGATCATTGGCGCCAGCTTGGCAATATCGGCTGGGCCTGGGACGATGTATTGCCGCTGTTCCGCCGTATGGAGAACTGGGAAGGCAATGGACCGGAGCCGGACCCCGCATCCGATGTCAGGGGCAAGGGCGGTCCGCTGAATGTTGTGGCAAACCGCCTGAAACGTCCGGTGATCGATGCCTGGGTCGAGGCGGCGACGTCGCTTGGCTATCCATATACCTCTGACTACAACACCGAGGATCAGGAAGGCGTCGGCTATTTCCAGATGACAATGCGCAATGGCCGCCGATGCAGCAGCGCGGCCGCCTTTTTGAAGCCGGCTCGCAACCGTGGCAATCTGCATATCTTCACCGGGGCGCAGACCGAGAGGCTGATCCTGGAGGGGCGGCGTGCTGTCGGCATTCAGGTGCGGCGCGGCACCGACCTTGTTGACGTTCGGGCGCGGCATGAAGTGATCCTGTCTGCCGGCTCTCTTGGGTCACCTCATCTTCTGATGCTGTCGGGAATTGGCGCCGGGTCCGAATTGCGGCAGCATGGTATTACGCTGGTCAGGGACCTGCCGGGGGTCGGCAAGAATCTTCAGGATCATCTTCAGGCGCGGCCCGTCTATCAGACCACGGCCAGCACGATCAACAGCGAGACCCGTCACCCGCTGCAATATCTTGGCATTGCGCTGGAATATGCGATGCGGCGCACCGGGCCGATGGCAATGGCGGCAAGCCTTGGCACGGCGTTCCTGAAAACCCGCCCTGAACTGGAAACACCCGATATCCAGTTTCATATCCAGCCGTTCAGCGCCGACAGGCCGGGTGAAGGCACGCATAAATTTTCGGCCTTTACCGCTTCGGTGCTTCAGCTTCGTCCGGAAAGTACCGGCCATCTGGCCTTGAAGTCCGCCTCGCCAGACGACCATGTCGCCATTCACCCGAATTATCTGGCGACACGGACCGATCGTGACACGCTTGTTGCCGGCATCAAGATTGCCCGCGCGGTCTGCCGGGCCGAGCCGGTTGCCTCGATGATCACGGGTGAATATTCACCTGGTCCGACAGTGGCGGTGGATGATGATGAGGCGATTCTGGAATGGGCACGCAATACGGCAACGACAATCTATCACCCGACCGGAACCTGCAAGATGGGGCAGGATCCGATGGCTGTTGTCGATGCACGGCTTCGTGTTCACGGTATCGACGGGCTTCGTGTCGCCGATGCCTCGATCATGCCGGTGATTACATCCGGCAATACCAACGCGCCGTCCATCATGATCGGTGAAAAGGCATCGGGGATGGTGCTGGAGGATGCGATGTGA
- a CDS encoding TRAP transporter substrate-binding protein, with amino-acid sequence MSKLLTIVGASVAGIAAGAIMMTSAMAATTLKIQLAVPLSADEAVMVNSFASDVEALTKGEVKFELLPAGAVVGVSDIIDAVDSGLVDGGFAWTHYWSGKHPAAMLFGSPVAGAGVGIDNIAFMSWFQYGGGKELYDRLWDEMGVNVKGFMLQPVGPEALGWFKEPINSMDDFRKYRFRTPPGIPGQSYKDIGVASVAMGGGDILPALEKGTIDAAEWCCPKPDSIFGFQKVLKHYYLQGLHQVVVNADLYLNGDVYDALTPTQKKAIEVAANASLMRAISYRIIENGKALKDLTDNHGVILHDTPADYFPAYMEAASNLLEENAENNAFFAEVWQSQKDFAAIAVPFWAGAQASNAGLGKAFADSVK; translated from the coding sequence ATGTCTAAACTCTTGACGATTGTCGGCGCGAGTGTCGCCGGCATTGCTGCGGGCGCAATCATGATGACCAGTGCCATGGCGGCAACAACCTTGAAAATCCAGTTGGCGGTGCCGCTGAGCGCGGATGAAGCCGTCATGGTCAACAGCTTCGCAAGTGATGTCGAGGCCCTTACCAAGGGTGAGGTGAAGTTTGAGCTTCTGCCGGCAGGCGCTGTTGTCGGTGTCAGTGACATCATCGATGCGGTGGATTCCGGCCTTGTTGATGGCGGTTTTGCCTGGACCCATTACTGGTCGGGCAAGCATCCGGCGGCCATGCTGTTCGGCTCGCCTGTCGCCGGTGCCGGTGTCGGCATCGACAACATCGCCTTCATGTCCTGGTTCCAATATGGCGGCGGCAAGGAGCTGTATGACCGGCTGTGGGACGAGATGGGTGTGAATGTAAAGGGCTTCATGCTGCAGCCTGTTGGCCCCGAGGCACTTGGCTGGTTCAAGGAGCCGATCAATTCGATGGATGATTTCCGCAAATACCGGTTCCGTACGCCTCCCGGCATTCCGGGGCAGTCCTACAAGGATATCGGCGTTGCGTCGGTCGCCATGGGCGGCGGTGACATCCTGCCGGCGCTGGAAAAGGGCACCATCGACGCCGCCGAATGGTGTTGTCCGAAGCCTGACTCCATCTTCGGGTTCCAGAAGGTCCTGAAACATTATTATCTCCAGGGCCTGCATCAGGTTGTCGTGAACGCCGATCTGTATCTGAACGGTGATGTCTATGACGCGCTGACACCGACGCAGAAGAAGGCCATCGAGGTTGCCGCCAATGCCTCGCTGATGCGTGCCATCTCATACCGCATCATCGAGAACGGCAAGGCCCTCAAGGACCTGACCGACAATCACGGGGTGATTCTTCATGATACGCCGGCAGATTACTTTCCGGCCTATATGGAGGCTGCCAGCAACCTGCTTGAGGAAAATGCCGAAAATAACGCCTTCTTTGCCGAGGTGTGGCAGTCGCAAAAGGATTTCGCAGCCATCGCCGTTCCCTTCTGGGCCGGTGCGCAGGCATCCAATGCGGGTCTCGGCAAGGCCTTTGCCGACAGTGTGAAGTAA
- a CDS encoding S1C family serine protease has product MSGFRLDLTQRWRGGAAWFCVLAGLFMLASAPRADHGPVTYSAAAPSVVVVEPTWPGFERPGFGAPPGTAPAGTGFYFGTGAPDHYILTAAHVVARAVRVETVDSDGGRHEAEIVAIDGARDLAVLRSSLAGQPIVLRREEPEVGLHACAIGNSFGLGLSFSCGVVSAVHRRDVGFNAIEDFVQTDAAVNPGASGGALVDPQGRLIGLIDGIFTKEADIDAGVNFAVSVPMILESLDEIRQSNPSIPQAR; this is encoded by the coding sequence ATGCTGGCATCTGCACCGCGCGCGGATCACGGGCCTGTGACTTACAGCGCCGCCGCGCCTTCAGTGGTGGTGGTCGAGCCGACCTGGCCCGGATTTGAGCGTCCAGGCTTTGGCGCGCCGCCCGGCACGGCACCGGCCGGCACCGGCTTTTATTTCGGCACCGGAGCGCCCGACCATTACATTCTTACCGCCGCGCATGTGGTGGCGCGGGCTGTCAGGGTCGAGACCGTTGACAGTGACGGGGGCCGCCACGAGGCCGAAATTGTCGCCATTGACGGGGCACGTGATCTTGCGGTGCTGAGATCAAGCCTGGCCGGGCAGCCGATTGTGCTGCGCCGGGAAGAGCCGGAAGTGGGGCTTCACGCCTGTGCCATTGGCAACAGCTTTGGCCTCGGCCTCAGCTTCAGCTGCGGTGTTGTCTCGGCTGTTCATCGCCGCGATGTGGGCTTCAATGCCATAGAGGATTTTGTGCAGACTGACGCCGCGGTCAATCCCGGCGCTTCGGGTGGCGCGCTTGTCGACCCGCAGGGACGGCTCATCGGCCTGATTGACGGCATTTTCACCAAGGAAGCCGATATCGACGCCGGGGTGAATTTTGCGGTGTCCGTGCCGATGATACTGGAATCACTGGACGAGATCCGTCAGTCCAATCCGTCCATCCCGCAGGCCCGGTGA
- a CDS encoding TIGR02466 family protein, translating to MATPPPPEGQPQFLNLWPTQFMRIRLPGAEMANPALSAAIMERNAEIDDMTVDYTADNLFTMDHPAIQWLRQCCDRAVLDYATAAGIDYQLEWTLQGWGNVNFRGDYHNLHNHPHSWLSGTYYVNVPDQSDAETYRSDLNPASISFFDPRPQANMNAIRGDGQVDPEHRILPSGGDLLLWPAFLHHLVHPNMAEVPRISVSFNVVLKWKPDYIPR from the coding sequence ATGGCCACGCCCCCACCCCCCGAGGGACAACCGCAATTCCTGAATCTCTGGCCAACTCAATTCATGCGAATCCGGCTTCCCGGTGCCGAAATGGCAAACCCCGCGCTGTCGGCGGCGATCATGGAGCGCAATGCCGAGATCGATGATATGACGGTTGATTACACGGCCGACAATCTGTTCACCATGGATCACCCGGCAATACAGTGGCTGCGACAATGCTGTGACCGGGCCGTCCTCGATTACGCGACCGCAGCCGGCATCGACTATCAGCTTGAATGGACACTTCAGGGCTGGGGCAATGTGAATTTCCGCGGGGATTACCACAATCTTCACAACCACCCGCATTCCTGGCTGTCGGGGACCTATTATGTGAATGTTCCCGACCAGAGCGACGCGGAAACCTATCGGTCAGACCTCAATCCGGCATCAATCAGCTTCTTCGATCCGCGGCCACAGGCCAACATGAATGCCATCCGGGGCGACGGGCAGGTCGATCCGGAACATCGGATCCTTCCAAGTGGCGGCGATCTGTTGCTGTGGCCGGCCTTCCTGCATCATCTGGTGCATCCGAACATGGCCGAGGTGCCGCGGATTTCGGTATCTTTCAACGTCGTGCTGAAATGGAAACCAGACTATATCCCGCGCTGA